The following proteins are encoded in a genomic region of Synechococcus sp. CBW1002:
- a CDS encoding aspartate carbamoyltransferase, whose amino-acid sequence MQRRRTELIDATQFDRHCPDVYGSAHPKALLASIPEIGEPLQPLATQHVIASGQFEAGTLLQLFRLAAKFESNPERYIRINKPLTGKILINAFFEPSTRTRLSFASAWHRLGGETITIGDRSTTGIAKGESYADIGEMFNHYGDCVVLRDSVEDSVYQMTRSLRIPIINAGNGTDEHPTQAMADLYTMFKWRPELCQAAVPASAQVRIGIVGLPNRMRTVRSLLRTLAHFPTMAREVVIFHDPGLSPEQIFDPGQREELEEAGLVLSTSTDLRSELGELDVIYINAIAWVGDGYETHGRSFRLSADLPLKPGAMVLHPLARGVELCTSLDRTPHNWYFSQARGAVFVRMALLTCMVERTERVLDVI is encoded by the coding sequence CTGCAGCGACGGCGAACCGAACTGATCGATGCGACCCAGTTCGATCGCCACTGCCCGGACGTGTACGGCAGCGCCCACCCCAAGGCGCTGCTGGCCAGCATCCCTGAGATCGGCGAGCCGCTGCAGCCCCTGGCCACACAGCACGTGATCGCCAGCGGCCAGTTCGAGGCGGGCACCCTGCTGCAGCTGTTCCGGCTGGCGGCCAAGTTCGAGAGCAACCCGGAGCGCTACATCCGCATCAACAAGCCGCTCACCGGCAAGATCCTGATCAACGCCTTCTTCGAGCCCAGCACCCGCACCCGCCTCTCCTTCGCCAGTGCCTGGCACCGCCTCGGCGGCGAGACGATCACCATCGGTGACCGCTCCACCACCGGCATCGCCAAAGGGGAGTCTTACGCCGACATCGGCGAGATGTTCAACCACTACGGCGACTGCGTGGTGCTGCGCGACTCGGTGGAAGACTCGGTGTATCAGATGACCCGCTCCCTGCGGATCCCGATCATCAATGCCGGCAACGGCACCGATGAGCATCCCACCCAGGCGATGGCGGATCTCTACACGATGTTCAAGTGGCGGCCGGAGCTCTGCCAGGCCGCCGTGCCCGCCAGTGCCCAGGTGCGGATCGGCATCGTGGGGCTGCCGAACCGGATGCGGACGGTGCGGAGCCTGCTGCGCACCCTGGCCCACTTCCCCACCATGGCCCGTGAGGTGGTGATCTTTCACGACCCGGGCCTGTCCCCCGAGCAGATCTTCGATCCGGGGCAGCGGGAGGAACTGGAGGAAGCCGGGCTGGTGCTGAGCACCAGCACCGACCTGCGCAGCGAGCTGGGAGAACTGGATGTGATCTACATCAACGCCATCGCCTGGGTGGGCGACGGCTATGAGACCCATGGCCGCAGCTTCCGGCTCAGCGCCGATCTCCCCCTCAAGCCCGGCGCGATGGTGCTGCATCCGCTGGCCCGCGGCGTGGAGCTCTGCACCAGCCTCGACCGCACGCCCCACAACTGGTACTTCTCCCAGGCCCGCGGCGCCGTGTTCGTGCGCATGGCCCTGCTCACCTGCATGGTGGAACGCACCGAGCGTGTGCTCGACGTGATCTGA
- a CDS encoding urea transporter has translation MTDTPLLDPGIAWFLLIAFSVLWISLGIWWGRRGSGGDADDYLLAGRNIGLALSTATLMASWVTGNTTLAAPEVGYTLGLWGMFGYALAGLGLLLFAPLAIRIKRVMPTARTSGDFVRLRYGRLVWAVFLVITMVYTAGFLITQGMGAGLLLQALSGFDYRLGMLVVIGVSTVYTLFGGMRAVVGTDFIQSLLIMAILVVVAVLGYSHFGAGEIYARLASDHPSRLNLLLPAGLLFAWNTGLFSMGEVFHNNIWWSRVFASRESVVFRSFVFGGFAWFTVPIVTGSIALMALAQNFEVPQVNMVFPIVAAKLLGSAGAMMVFVIIFSSLTSTLDSLLASTADLLAEDVYVKMLRPEASDAEVKRAARQIVVGLGLVTVLLSWNYITSMYQLLLFTGALVASTIWPIACGLYWKTANRTAALLAMLIGSAVGLTAYVLIAPYCAALLSASVSALVMVIGTRLAPETFDWRTLART, from the coding sequence ATGACCGACACGCCCCTGCTGGACCCGGGCATCGCCTGGTTTCTGCTGATCGCCTTCTCGGTTCTCTGGATCAGCCTCGGGATCTGGTGGGGCCGCCGCGGATCCGGCGGCGATGCGGACGATTATCTGCTGGCCGGCCGCAACATCGGTCTGGCCCTGAGCACGGCCACGCTGATGGCCAGCTGGGTGACGGGCAACACCACCCTGGCGGCCCCGGAGGTGGGCTACACCCTTGGTCTCTGGGGCATGTTCGGCTACGCCCTGGCCGGCCTGGGGCTGCTGCTGTTCGCCCCCCTGGCGATCCGGATCAAGCGGGTGATGCCCACGGCCCGCACCAGCGGCGACTTCGTGCGGCTGCGCTATGGCCGGTTGGTCTGGGCCGTGTTTCTGGTGATCACCATGGTGTACACCGCCGGCTTCCTGATCACCCAGGGCATGGGGGCGGGCCTGCTGCTGCAGGCGCTCTCGGGCTTCGATTACCGGCTCGGCATGCTGGTGGTGATCGGTGTGTCCACCGTCTACACCCTGTTCGGCGGCATGCGCGCCGTGGTGGGCACGGACTTCATCCAGTCGCTGCTGATCATGGCGATCCTGGTAGTGGTCGCCGTGCTGGGGTACAGCCACTTCGGCGCCGGCGAGATCTATGCGCGCCTGGCCAGCGATCACCCCTCCCGCCTCAACCTGCTGCTGCCGGCGGGCCTGCTGTTCGCCTGGAACACGGGCCTGTTCAGCATGGGAGAGGTGTTTCACAACAACATCTGGTGGTCGCGCGTGTTCGCCAGCCGCGAATCGGTGGTGTTTCGCTCCTTTGTGTTCGGCGGCTTCGCCTGGTTCACCGTGCCGATCGTGACCGGCTCGATCGCGCTGATGGCCCTGGCTCAGAACTTCGAGGTGCCGCAGGTGAACATGGTGTTTCCGATCGTGGCCGCCAAATTGCTGGGTTCGGCCGGCGCCATGATGGTGTTCGTGATCATCTTCTCCTCGCTCACCTCCACCCTCGATTCGCTGCTGGCCTCCACCGCCGATCTGCTGGCCGAGGATGTGTACGTCAAGATGCTGCGGCCCGAGGCGAGTGATGCTGAAGTGAAGCGCGCCGCCCGCCAGATCGTGGTGGGGCTGGGCCTGGTCACGGTGCTGCTCTCCTGGAACTACATCACCTCGATGTACCAGTTGCTGCTGTTCACCGGAGCGCTGGTGGCCTCCACGATCTGGCCGATCGCCTGCGGGCTCTACTGGAAAACGGCGAACCGCACGGCCGCCCTGCTGGCGATGCTGATCGGGTCGGCGGTGGGGCTGACGGCCTACGTGCTGATCGCTCCCTACTGCGCCGCCCTGCTCTCGGCCAGCGTCTCGGCGCTGGTGATGGTGATCGGCACCCGCCTGGCCCCGGAGACGTTCGACTGGCGAACCCTGGCCCGCACCTGA
- a CDS encoding asparaginase yields MTLSSSFGSSRPGIPPLEVRLLREGIPESSHRVHAVVCDQRGRVLMRAGDPQRLSFMRSAQKPFQATVFVSCGAADMGDSSDRSLAIACASHAGTPAHAREAFRLLWQADLETEQLQCPVPAGATSPLEHNCSGKHAAFLAACRRMGWSRETYLLDDHPLQQEVRKRVAELLALPAAELVSARDDCGAPTLQLQLAQMALLFAHLGASQQPDLERLSRAMLAHPELVAGEGRFDTELMRHSHGQVVSKGGAEGIQCLSRVGEGLGVAIKVEDGSSRAKHAVALHLLEQLDWLMPMTLDELRGRFLQPAPHLQLQVNGELRFD; encoded by the coding sequence ATGACTCTGTCCTCCAGCTTCGGCAGCTCCCGGCCCGGGATTCCGCCCCTGGAGGTGCGCCTCCTGCGGGAGGGGATTCCGGAATCCAGCCACCGGGTTCACGCCGTGGTGTGCGATCAGCGCGGCCGGGTGCTGATGCGGGCAGGCGACCCCCAGCGGCTCAGCTTCATGCGCTCGGCCCAGAAGCCGTTCCAGGCCACCGTGTTCGTGAGCTGCGGCGCCGCCGACATGGGGGACAGCAGTGATCGGAGCCTGGCCATCGCCTGTGCCTCCCATGCCGGCACCCCCGCCCATGCCCGCGAGGCCTTCAGGCTGCTCTGGCAGGCGGACCTGGAAACCGAGCAGCTGCAGTGCCCCGTTCCGGCGGGCGCCACCAGTCCGCTGGAACACAACTGTTCCGGCAAACATGCCGCCTTTCTGGCCGCCTGCCGGCGCATGGGCTGGTCGCGCGAGACCTACCTGCTCGATGACCATCCCCTGCAGCAGGAGGTGCGCAAGCGGGTGGCGGAGCTGCTGGCCCTGCCTGCGGCCGAGCTGGTGTCGGCGCGGGACGACTGCGGCGCCCCGACCCTGCAGCTGCAGCTGGCCCAGATGGCCCTGTTGTTCGCCCACCTGGGAGCCTCGCAGCAGCCCGACCTGGAGCGGCTCTCGCGGGCGATGCTGGCTCACCCCGAGCTGGTGGCCGGCGAAGGCCGCTTCGACACCGAGCTGATGCGCCACAGCCACGGCCAGGTGGTGAGCAAGGGCGGCGCCGAGGGCATCCAGTGCCTCAGCCGCGTGGGGGAGGGTCTGGGCGTGGCGATCAAGGTGGAAGACGGCTCCTCCCGCGCCAAGCACGCCGTGGCGCTGCACCTGCTGGAACAGCTCGACTGGCTGATGCCCATGACCCTCGATGAATTGCGGGGCCGCTTCCTGCAACCCGCGCCGCACCTCCAGCTGCAGGTGAACGGCGAACTGCGCTTCGACTGA
- a CDS encoding CGLD27 family protein: MAGPAIDTPCPVPPEQRPLEEYGQLCRSWFFAWPSNDLAGLLRPLAISWLLVAPLTLLIASGSVPLRHDPPRLILSGLVAAVVVPLLLLLRQWLGWTYVHKRLLSERVEYEESGWYDGQVWEKPLAWRSQDLLVSKHQVRPVLRRLQQALALAAGLLFCGTSLCQAL; the protein is encoded by the coding sequence ATGGCTGGCCCGGCGATCGACACCCCCTGTCCGGTGCCGCCGGAACAGCGTCCGCTGGAGGAGTACGGCCAGCTCTGCCGCTCCTGGTTCTTCGCCTGGCCGTCCAACGATCTGGCCGGGCTGCTGCGGCCCCTGGCGATCAGCTGGCTGCTGGTGGCACCGCTCACCCTGCTGATCGCCAGCGGCAGTGTGCCCCTGCGCCATGACCCGCCACGATTGATCCTCTCGGGCCTGGTGGCGGCGGTAGTGGTTCCCCTGCTGCTGCTGCTGCGCCAGTGGCTGGGCTGGACCTACGTGCACAAGCGGCTGCTCTCGGAGCGGGTGGAGTACGAGGAATCCGGCTGGTACGACGGCCAGGTCTGGGAGAAGCCGCTGGCCTGGCGAAGTCAGGATCTGCTGGTCTCCAAGCACCAGGTGCGGCCGGTGCTGCGGCGGCTGCAGCAGGCGTTGGCCCTTGCCGCTGGCCTGCTGTTCTGCGGGACCAGCCTCTGTCAGGCTCTCTGA
- the rsfS gene encoding ribosome silencing factor, whose translation MAEASAPALSTIDPQDSEALARLAADACDDRKAVDIRLIRVDEVSSLADWFVICSGLSDVQVRAIARSVEDRLEAEAGRLPLRREGQAEGRWVLIDYGEVIVHVLTPDERSFYDLEAFWGHGEQQRYLGSAQLSAS comes from the coding sequence ATGGCTGAAGCCTCCGCCCCAGCACTCAGCACCATCGACCCCCAGGACAGTGAGGCCCTGGCCCGCCTGGCCGCTGACGCCTGCGACGACCGCAAGGCCGTGGACATCCGCCTGATCCGGGTCGATGAAGTGTCATCGCTGGCCGACTGGTTCGTGATCTGCAGCGGTCTGTCGGACGTGCAGGTGCGTGCCATCGCCCGCTCAGTGGAAGACCGGCTCGAAGCCGAGGCGGGCCGTCTGCCGCTGCGCCGTGAGGGCCAGGCCGAAGGACGCTGGGTGTTGATCGATTACGGCGAGGTGATCGTGCATGTGCTCACCCCGGACGAGCGCAGCTTCTACGACCTGGAAGCGTTCTGGGGCCACGGCGAACAGCAGCGCTATCTAGGCTCTGCGCAGCTTTCGGCGTCCTGA
- a CDS encoding DUF3318 domain-containing protein, producing MSELQRLKGQLPPEMQSWVFVEAAASADPPLITIEEIGRDEVEIQVDLESWDQLALDHRNLLFWHEVGRIQNDAVPRDGWEMAALAIGLGGAIGELWVQDGLLLLMALGLSGFAGYRLYLKNNSEKRLQDAIAADERAIDLATRFGYSLPNAYKSLGGALKVLVEQTRKKKKRGFYEDRLEALRKSAERARAEMAQQQGSRQSVTSENVYG from the coding sequence ATGAGTGAACTCCAGCGCCTGAAGGGGCAGCTGCCACCGGAAATGCAGAGCTGGGTGTTCGTGGAAGCGGCCGCCTCCGCCGATCCACCCCTGATCACCATCGAGGAGATCGGTCGTGACGAGGTCGAGATCCAGGTCGACCTGGAGAGCTGGGACCAACTGGCCCTCGACCACCGCAACCTGCTTTTCTGGCATGAGGTGGGCCGCATCCAGAACGATGCCGTTCCTCGCGATGGCTGGGAAATGGCGGCCCTGGCCATCGGCCTCGGCGGCGCCATCGGCGAACTCTGGGTGCAGGACGGCCTGCTGCTGCTGATGGCCCTGGGCCTCTCCGGCTTCGCCGGCTACCGGCTCTACCTGAAGAACAATTCCGAAAAGCGCCTGCAGGACGCCATCGCGGCGGATGAGCGGGCGATTGACCTGGCCACCCGCTTCGGCTACAGCCTGCCCAACGCCTACAAGAGCCTCGGCGGTGCCCTCAAGGTGCTGGTGGAGCAGACCCGCAAGAAGAAAAAGCGCGGCTTCTACGAAGACCGGCTCGAAGCCCTGCGCAAGAGCGCTGAGCGGGCCCGCGCCGAGATGGCCCAGCAGCAGGGGTCCCGTCAGTCCGTCACCAGCGAGAACGTCTATGGCTGA
- the carB gene encoding carbamoyl-phosphate synthase large subunit: MPRRTDLRRILLLGSGPIVIGQACEFDYSGTQACKALRAEGFEVVLVNSNPASIMTDPDMADRTYIEPLTPAVVARVIEIERPDALLPTMGGQTALNLAVTLARDGTLARYGVELIGANLEAIEKAEDRDLFKQAMERIGVAVCPSGIATSLEEAEVVGEEIGGYPRIIRPAFTLGGSGGGIAYNPDEFRAFCKSGLEASPVSQILIEKSLLGWKEFELEVMRDTADNVVIVCSIENLDPMGVHTGDSITVAPAQTLTDREYQRLRDQSIAIIREIGVDTGGSNIQFAINPANGDVVVIEMNPRVSRSSALASKATGFPIAKIAARLAVGYTLDEIINDITGATPACFEPTIDYVVTKIPRFAFEKFRGSSPVLTTSMKSVGEAMAIGRCFEESFQKALRSLETGHAGWGCDRPERQLESTELERALRTPTPERIFAVRDAMRAGRSDADIHQLSAIDPWFLAKLRGIVDAEGRLLQGRRLEQLDAAALLELKQLGFSDRQIAWATGSEELAVRRHRQALGVRAVFKTVDTCAAEFASSTPYHYSTYERPLERIAADGSLQLVPPEDEVQPETRRKVMILGGGPNRIGQGIEFDYCCVHASFALQEAGFATVMVNSNPETVSTDYDTSDRLYFEPLTFEDVLNVIEAEKPEGVIVQFGGQTPLKLAIPLLHWLNTPEGAATGTRIWGTSPESIDRAEDREQFEAILRQLEVRQPRNGLARTDAEARAVAARVGYPVVVRPSYVLGGRAMEVVADESELNRYMVEAVQVSPDHPVLIDQYLENATEVDVDALCDREGRVVIGGLMEHIEPAGIHSGDSACALPSRTLGAEALATIRQWTAALARSLEVCGLINLQFAVQGDAASGQTVYIIEANPRASRTVPFVAKATGVALAKVASQLMAGRTLADLGLTTEPVPPLQSVKEAVLPFKRFPGSDTVLGPEMRSTGEVMGSARSFGMAYAKAEIAAGDALPTGGSVFLSTHDRDKAGLLPVARSLHGLGFSLIATSGTAAALEDGGLPVERVLKVHEGRPNIEDAIRSGRIQLIINTPIGRQAAHDDTYLRRAALDYAVPTVTTLAGGLAAVEAIAALQQQTLEVTALQDIHRVAAPVA, translated from the coding sequence ATGCCCCGCCGCACGGACCTGCGTCGCATCCTGCTGCTGGGCTCGGGGCCGATCGTGATCGGTCAGGCCTGCGAGTTCGACTATTCCGGTACCCAGGCCTGCAAGGCCTTGCGGGCCGAGGGGTTCGAGGTGGTGCTGGTGAACAGCAATCCGGCTTCGATCATGACCGATCCGGACATGGCGGATCGCACCTACATCGAGCCGCTCACCCCCGCAGTGGTGGCTCGGGTGATCGAGATCGAGCGGCCCGATGCCCTGCTGCCCACCATGGGCGGCCAGACCGCCCTCAACCTGGCGGTGACCCTCGCCCGCGACGGCACCCTGGCGCGCTACGGGGTGGAGCTGATCGGCGCCAATCTGGAGGCGATCGAGAAGGCCGAAGACCGCGACCTGTTCAAGCAGGCGATGGAGCGGATCGGTGTGGCCGTGTGCCCCTCCGGCATCGCCACCAGCCTGGAGGAGGCCGAGGTGGTGGGAGAGGAGATCGGGGGTTATCCGCGGATCATCCGCCCCGCCTTCACCCTGGGCGGCTCCGGCGGTGGCATCGCCTACAACCCCGATGAATTCCGCGCCTTCTGCAAGAGCGGCCTGGAGGCCAGCCCCGTCTCCCAGATCCTGATCGAGAAGTCGCTGCTGGGCTGGAAGGAGTTCGAGCTGGAGGTGATGCGCGACACCGCCGACAACGTGGTGATCGTCTGCTCGATCGAGAACCTCGATCCGATGGGGGTGCATACCGGCGATTCGATCACGGTGGCGCCGGCCCAGACCCTCACGGACCGGGAGTATCAGCGGCTGCGCGATCAGTCGATCGCGATCATCCGCGAGATCGGGGTCGACACCGGCGGCAGCAACATCCAGTTCGCGATCAATCCCGCCAACGGCGATGTGGTGGTGATCGAGATGAATCCCCGCGTCAGCCGCTCCTCCGCCCTGGCCTCCAAGGCCACCGGCTTTCCGATCGCCAAGATCGCCGCCCGCCTGGCGGTGGGCTACACCCTCGATGAAATCATCAACGACATCACCGGTGCCACACCGGCCTGCTTCGAGCCCACGATCGACTATGTGGTGACCAAGATTCCGCGTTTTGCCTTCGAGAAGTTCCGAGGCAGTTCGCCGGTGCTCACCACCTCGATGAAATCGGTGGGGGAGGCGATGGCGATCGGCCGCTGCTTCGAGGAGTCGTTCCAGAAGGCCCTGCGTTCCCTCGAGACCGGCCATGCCGGCTGGGGTTGCGACCGTCCCGAGCGGCAGCTGGAAAGCACGGAGCTGGAGCGGGCCCTGCGCACCCCCACCCCCGAACGGATCTTCGCCGTGCGCGACGCCATGCGCGCCGGCCGCAGCGACGCGGACATTCATCAGCTTTCCGCGATCGACCCCTGGTTCCTGGCCAAGCTGCGCGGCATCGTCGACGCCGAAGGCCGGTTGCTGCAGGGTCGTCGGCTGGAGCAGCTCGATGCCGCCGCTCTGCTGGAGCTCAAGCAGCTGGGCTTCTCCGATCGCCAGATCGCCTGGGCCACCGGCAGCGAGGAGCTGGCGGTGCGGCGTCATCGCCAGGCACTGGGGGTGCGGGCCGTGTTCAAGACGGTGGATACCTGCGCCGCCGAATTCGCCTCCAGCACCCCGTACCACTACTCCACCTACGAGCGCCCCCTGGAACGCATCGCCGCCGACGGTTCGCTGCAGCTGGTGCCACCGGAAGACGAGGTGCAGCCTGAAACCCGCCGCAAGGTGATGATCCTCGGCGGCGGCCCCAATCGCATCGGCCAGGGCATTGAGTTCGACTACTGCTGTGTGCATGCCTCCTTTGCCCTGCAGGAGGCCGGTTTCGCCACGGTGATGGTGAACAGCAACCCGGAAACGGTGTCCACCGATTACGACACCAGCGACCGGCTCTACTTCGAACCCCTCACCTTCGAAGACGTGCTCAACGTGATCGAGGCCGAGAAGCCGGAGGGGGTGATCGTCCAGTTCGGCGGCCAGACGCCACTCAAGCTGGCGATCCCCCTGCTCCATTGGCTGAACACCCCCGAGGGCGCCGCCACCGGCACCCGCATCTGGGGCACCTCACCGGAATCGATCGACCGCGCCGAAGACCGTGAGCAGTTTGAGGCGATCCTGCGCCAGCTGGAGGTGCGCCAGCCCCGCAACGGCCTGGCCCGCACCGATGCCGAGGCCCGGGCCGTGGCTGCCAGGGTGGGGTACCCGGTGGTGGTGCGCCCCAGCTACGTGCTGGGCGGGCGGGCCATGGAGGTGGTGGCCGATGAGAGCGAGCTCAACCGCTACATGGTCGAGGCGGTGCAGGTGTCTCCCGACCATCCGGTGCTGATCGATCAGTACCTCGAGAACGCCACGGAGGTGGATGTCGATGCCCTCTGCGACCGGGAGGGCCGGGTGGTGATCGGTGGCCTGATGGAGCACATCGAGCCGGCCGGCATCCACTCCGGCGATTCCGCCTGCGCGTTGCCGTCGCGCACCCTCGGTGCCGAGGCCCTGGCCACCATCCGCCAGTGGACCGCGGCCCTGGCCCGTTCTCTCGAGGTGTGCGGCCTGATCAACCTGCAGTTCGCCGTGCAGGGGGATGCCGCGTCAGGCCAGACCGTGTACATCATCGAAGCCAACCCGCGCGCCTCCCGCACGGTGCCGTTCGTGGCCAAGGCCACCGGTGTGGCCCTCGCCAAGGTGGCCAGCCAGCTGATGGCCGGCCGCACCCTGGCGGATCTCGGCCTCACCACCGAACCGGTGCCGCCGCTGCAGAGCGTCAAGGAAGCGGTGCTGCCGTTCAAACGCTTCCCTGGATCCGACACCGTGCTGGGACCCGAGATGCGCTCCACCGGCGAGGTGATGGGCAGCGCCCGCAGCTTCGGCATGGCCTACGCCAAGGCCGAGATCGCCGCCGGCGATGCCCTGCCCACCGGGGGGAGCGTGTTCCTCTCCACCCATGACCGCGACAAGGCCGGCCTGCTGCCGGTGGCCCGGAGCCTGCATGGGCTCGGCTTCTCCCTGATCGCCACCAGCGGCACCGCCGCCGCCCTGGAAGACGGCGGCCTGCCGGTGGAGCGGGTGCTGAAGGTGCACGAGGGCAGGCCCAACATCGAGGATGCGATCCGCTCTGGCCGGATCCAGCTGATCATCAACACGCCGATCGGGCGGCAGGCCGCCCACGACGACACCTACCTGCGCCGGGCGGCGCTCGATTACGCCGTGCCCACGGTGACCACTCTGGCCGGTGGACTGGCTGCGGTGGAGGCGATCGCGGCGTTGCAACAGCAGACGCTTGAGGTGACGGCCCTGCAGGACATTCACCGGGTCGCGGCGCCGGTGGCTTGA
- a CDS encoding DUF3386 domain-containing protein, translating into MTLASSPAPATSAVSTAASNPAVAGGSVPAPGSDCTAAFRAAYENRYTWDPGFGGYRGRCMWEQGERRLEGSFTVGADLKATVEGFDDEEVHKAVASQLWEVAIHRVRRSFEQTHGANTFTAGDTDAVGTEVIVGGKGEGDRYRIHNDVVTMVHRHIHGTVVTIFTESTTDTGHGYLSHQYTSQYSDPATGALRGGLSRFTDTFVPLTEAGPWVLGERVIETDSEGDSGRQSFRFEDLQPLA; encoded by the coding sequence ATGACCCTGGCCTCCAGCCCCGCGCCCGCGACCTCCGCCGTTTCGACCGCCGCTTCCAACCCCGCTGTGGCCGGCGGCAGCGTGCCTGCCCCGGGTAGCGATTGCACCGCCGCCTTCCGGGCCGCCTACGAGAACCGCTACACCTGGGATCCCGGCTTCGGCGGCTACCGCGGCCGCTGTATGTGGGAGCAGGGCGAGCGGCGGTTGGAGGGAAGCTTCACGGTGGGTGCCGATCTGAAGGCCACGGTGGAGGGCTTCGACGATGAGGAGGTGCACAAGGCCGTGGCCTCCCAGCTGTGGGAGGTGGCGATCCACCGGGTGCGCCGCAGTTTCGAGCAGACCCACGGCGCCAACACCTTCACCGCCGGTGACACTGATGCCGTGGGTACCGAGGTGATCGTGGGTGGCAAGGGCGAAGGCGACCGCTACCGCATCCACAACGACGTGGTGACGATGGTGCACCGTCACATCCATGGCACCGTTGTGACGATCTTCACCGAAAGCACCACCGACACCGGGCATGGCTATCTCAGCCACCAATACACCAGCCAATACAGCGATCCCGCCACGGGTGCCCTCCGTGGTGGCCTCAGCCGTTTTACCGATACCTTCGTGCCTCTCACGGAGGCGGGTCCCTGGGTGCTGGGCGAACGTGTGATCGAAACGGATTCTGAGGGCGATTCCGGCCGTCAGAGCTTCCGATTCGAGGATCTGCAACCTCTCGCCTGA